Part of the Alteracholeplasma palmae J233 genome, ATATATAATCCAGTAAGCGGAAAAGGTAATTCTGCTAAGAGATTAGATCATATTAAAAAATACTTTGAAAATGAAAAATGGACACTAGATATTCACGCCTCTAAGAGCGCAGAAGATATTATTGAAGTTTCTTATAATCATGCAAACATATATGAACTTTATTTAGTTTTAGGTGGCGATGGAACCATTAGTAATGTTGTCAATGGAATGATGAAAAGTGATATCAGACCTAAACTTCTAGTCTTACCAACAGGAACAGCAAATGATTTTGCCAGTATCTTGGGCATTAAAAAGAGTAAAATTGATGAAACACTTAACTTAATCAAAGAAGATTCCTATAGGAAAATGGATATCTATAAAGCTAATGATAAGTTTTTTACATATGCCGCAGCAATCGGTAAGTTCACTGATGTAAGTTATGATATAAAAAGAAGAACAGTTAAAAGATTTGGTCATTTTGCATATGTGTTAAAAGGATTAAGTGATATTTTAACTAAAGCAAAGTTTAATGTCAAAATTACTTTAGACGATAATACTACTTATGAAACAACAAGTTTCTTATTATTTGTTTTATCAGCTAGAAGAGTGGCAGGTTTTAATTTTAAAAAATTTGGAGATCATATCAAATTAAACGATGGTAAGCTAGAAATTGTAGTATTTAAAAGAAGACATTTTTTAAGTTGGATTAAGTTTACATTTGTTTACTTAAGAAAAGGAAAGATTTCTAAAAAGGATATTAGATTAAGCGTATCAAGTGCTAATGTAAATATAACACCCATCAATTATAAATGGAATTTAGATGGAGAATATGGGTTTGATGGATGTGCAAAACTATTAGTAGTAAATGAAGCGATTGAAGTTTATGCTACACCAAAAGCAATTAAAAAGTATTTTATTTAGAATGCATATGAACTATGCATTTTATTTTTTTATAAAAACTACTTTACTTGTCGTAGTAGTTGTGGTAAACTTTAACTACTACGACAGACAAGGTAGATTGGAAGTGAAAAAAATGATAAGTAGTGATAATATTCGTGGATATAACGATTTAATGATTTTATCACTTTTGGAGAAAGAAGATTCATATGCCTATTTACTTTCTAAGAAAATTAAAGAGATAACGAATGAAAAATATATTATCAAAGAAACAACCCTTTATTCAGCAATGACAAGATTAGAGAAAAATGAATTTATTAGTTCTTATTATCTAGATGTTCAAACAGGTGGATCTAAAAGGTCTTACTATAAAATTACTGCAGCAGGAAAAGAATACTTGAAAGAAAAAAAAGAAGAGTGGAAACTCGTTAAATATGTAGTGGACAAATTTACTTTGGAGGAAGAATGATGAATCAAACATTAAAAAGTTTTATTGATAATTTATTTATAGGTATTGATAGTGATGAAGTTTTAAAAATAAAAGAAGGCTTATACCAGTCTACAGAAGAAAAATATGAAGACTTATTAAGCGAAGGGCTTACTGAAAATGAAGCAATTGGAAAAGTGATTGCAGAATTTGGTGATTTAAAAGAAATACTTACAGAATTAAACATAGATAATAAGGTTTTAAATGATAAAGAAACTAAAGTAATTATAAAAACTGAATTTGAAAGAAAATATAAATCTATAAAAATAGCAGCACTTCTAATTGGCATAGCAACATTTTTAATCTTAACGGTTGTTGGAGTAGTAGCAACTATTAGTGAATTAAAAGAATTTTCATTAAAAGATTTAACTCAAATTTTAGTTTTAATTATAGGAATTATCCCATCTATCGGAATGTATATTTATGCAGGAATTAAACTGGAATCAGAAAAAAAACAAAAAAATGTTTTATATGTTCTAGCTGAAAATACCAAAGAAATAGTAAAAAAAGAAGTTTTAGATCATAAAAAGAAATTTGTTATGGCAATTATTTCAGGTGTATCATTATGTCTTATAGGAGTTGTACTATTTATATTAGGATCTGGTGAATTAGAAAATATATTTGCTGAACGTTCTATTTTCTATTTACTTGGCTTTATGTTGATTGGATTAGCTGTATTCTTATTTATTTACTTTGGAACGGTCAAAGAATTTTTAGATGACATAGAAAATCCAAGTAAAATAAAAGGGGATAAAAAAGATTCAATGGCAGAAAAAGTAAGTGGAGCAATCTTTATTTTCGCAACGATCATTTATTTAATGAGTGGGTTTATCTATAAAGCTTGGGGAACAATGTGGATAGTATATCCGATTTCCGGGCTTATTGTAGGAATTATTCATATATTCTTAGGAGAAGAAAAGGAGTAAAAATGAGACAAACAATTCTAGAGGTAAAAGATTTAACTAAAACGTATAAAGATGTTAAAGCAGTTGATAATATTAGTTTTACAGTGAAAAAAGGTAGTTTATTTGCATTTTTAGGACCTAATGGTGCTGGTAAATCTACAACTATTAAAATGATTACGACTTTATTAAAACCAGATAGTGGAATGTTTTTACTAAATGGTATTTCAGATGAAAATGAGATAAGAAATAAAATTGGTGTAGTGTTTCAAG contains:
- a CDS encoding diacylglycerol/lipid kinase family protein codes for the protein MKALLIYNPVSGKGNSAKRLDHIKKYFENEKWTLDIHASKSAEDIIEVSYNHANIYELYLVLGGDGTISNVVNGMMKSDIRPKLLVLPTGTANDFASILGIKKSKIDETLNLIKEDSYRKMDIYKANDKFFTYAAAIGKFTDVSYDIKRRTVKRFGHFAYVLKGLSDILTKAKFNVKITLDDNTTYETTSFLLFVLSARRVAGFNFKKFGDHIKLNDGKLEIVVFKRRHFLSWIKFTFVYLRKGKISKKDIRLSVSSANVNITPINYKWNLDGEYGFDGCAKLLVVNEAIEVYATPKAIKKYFI
- a CDS encoding PadR family transcriptional regulator — encoded protein: MISSDNIRGYNDLMILSLLEKEDSYAYLLSKKIKEITNEKYIIKETTLYSAMTRLEKNEFISSYYLDVQTGGSKRSYYKITAAGKEYLKEKKEEWKLVKYVVDKFTLEEE
- a CDS encoding permease prefix domain 1-containing protein is translated as MNQTLKSFIDNLFIGIDSDEVLKIKEGLYQSTEEKYEDLLSEGLTENEAIGKVIAEFGDLKEILTELNIDNKVLNDKETKVIIKTEFERKYKSIKIAALLIGIATFLILTVVGVVATISELKEFSLKDLTQILVLIIGIIPSIGMYIYAGIKLESEKKQKNVLYVLAENTKEIVKKEVLDHKKKFVMAIISGVSLCLIGVVLFILGSGELENIFAERSIFYLLGFMLIGLAVFLFIYFGTVKEFLDDIENPSKIKGDKKDSMAEKVSGAIFIFATIIYLMSGFIYKAWGTMWIVYPISGLIVGIIHIFLGEEKE